The sequence TAGAATACGATTGCAAGAATCTCATGGAGATTAAAATCCAAACCGATAAAGGTAGTAAGACTCTCCATTTTAAACTCCCATAACCCAAAGAAGAGGATTATTAATTGGTTAGATCTTTGGTATTTTTAAATCAATCGGATTGGATTGACTCCTTGTTTTATTTCTTTAACTTTTTAAAAAAAGAAATTTTGGTTACTCTGTTTGCATCGTTACTAGAACTTTGTTGATTTTTAGTTTAAAGCCCAGTTGGTTTTAGTGAGATTTTCTCTGATGGAAAAAAGCTTGTCTTTGACTTCGTTACTGCTCAATTTCCTCACTTTATCCGAATTGTATTTCAAATCCTGGCTAAGGAGAGACAATCGGTTAGACAAATCGGCAATATCCACTCTTAGCCCCTCATCTCTGGCTAATTTGAGCGCGGGGATTAAATCCGTATCTTTTGAAAAGATAAGAATCCTATCGGCTATTTTTTTAAAGGCTATTCTTTGAATGTCAAGACCCATGAGCATATCCACCTGCTTTTGTTCTAATAACGCCCTATAACTCCCATCAAACTCCACTCTTATTGCGTTTAACTTAGTCCTCCCCAACCTCAATTCCACTTGATCCAATGAAGCTAGATCGTGTTGGAAATTTTCCACATCGCTATAAATCTTCTCCCATTTGGTCGCTTCACTGCTTTGTAAGATCTCTTCAATGTCGTTGCTTGTGAAGATTTTCATTTCTGTTCCCGGATTTTTTTCATTTTGGAGAGTGTCATTCCTCTTATCCCATAACGCATGTTCAAAATCAAAGGGTGGGGTGGTATAAAAGTAAATACGACTGATCTTCTCATCATCTAGTAAAAAAGCCCTGATAGTAACGATCACATCTAAAGCGATATTATAATTAACGCATTTTGTTTGTTTAATATCGCGCCTGAAATTCTCCCAATCCACTAGTATGATTGTGTTTGCTTTCATTTATTATTGCTCCCTTATTTATAGGCTAATTTTTTTAAAGTTCTTAATGCAATCTTGTATTTTGCGCTAACAAGAAACATGGATATAATAATAGCGTTTTTTAAACCTTGCGATAAATAAACAGGAATGGTTGATGCGTATTTTAGGAATAGATCCGGGCAGTAGGAAATGCGGGTATGCTATCATCTCTCACACTTCTAACAAGCTTTCTTTAATCACGGCCGGGTTCATTAACATCACCACGACACGCTTGCAAGAACAGATTTTAGATTTGATAGAAGCTTTAGATTGCTTATTGGATCGTTACGAAGTCCATGAAGTAGCGATTGAAGATATTTTCTTTGGGTATAACCCTAAAAGCGTGATCAAGCTCGCGCAATTCAGGGGAGCGTTGTCCTTAAAGATTTTAGAAAGGATCGGTAATTTTAGCGAATACACGCCCTTACAAGTCAAAAAAGCCCTAACCGGTAACGGGAAAGCCGCTAAAGAGCAAGTAGCCTTTATGGTCAAACGCTTGCTTAACATCACAAGCGAAATCAAGCCTTTGGATATTAGCGATGCGATAGCCGTTGCTATCACGCATGCGCAACGCACGCATGCGCAATGCAACGATTAAAACCCCACTAACTACCATTTGTAAGCCACTTCAAAACGCGCGTTAAACCCGGGCTCTGCGATCGCTCTTTTAATAGCGTCAGTGCCTGGCATATCCGGGCTCATGACATAAGGGCTTGTTTGATCCACATAGAATTTGTTGAAAACATTATTAAACACGGCTGAAAGCAACAAACCTTTCCAGTGGCTTTTGGTTTTAGGACTCCAATTGATATAAAAATTACTCACGCCATAGCCCGGTTTATGCATATGCACTAACCCT is a genomic window of Helicobacter pylori oki112 containing:
- a CDS encoding NYN domain-containing protein produces the protein MKANTIILVDWENFRRDIKQTKCVNYNIALDVIVTIRAFLLDDEKISRIYFYTTPPFDFEHALWDKRNDTLQNEKNPGTEMKIFTSNDIEEILQSSEATKWEKIYSDVENFQHDLASLDQVELRLGRTKLNAIRVEFDGSYRALLEQKQVDMLMGLDIQRIAFKKIADRILIFSKDTDLIPALKLARDEGLRVDIADLSNRLSLLSQDLKYNSDKVRKLSSNEVKDKLFSIRENLTKTNWALN
- the ruvC gene encoding crossover junction endodeoxyribonuclease RuvC, translated to MRILGIDPGSRKCGYAIISHTSNKLSLITAGFINITTTRLQEQILDLIEALDCLLDRYEVHEVAIEDIFFGYNPKSVIKLAQFRGALSLKILERIGNFSEYTPLQVKKALTGNGKAAKEQVAFMVKRLLNITSEIKPLDISDAIAVAITHAQRTHAQCND